In Trifolium pratense cultivar HEN17-A07 linkage group LG7, ARS_RC_1.1, whole genome shotgun sequence, a genomic segment contains:
- the LOC123894187 gene encoding spliceosome-associated protein CWC27 homolog isoform X2, whose amino-acid sequence MAKKKNPLVFMDVSIDGDPVERMVFELFYDVAPKTSDNFRALSTGERGISPNTGKSLHYKGSFFHRIIKGSIVKGGDFVNRNGTGGESIYGSNFPDESPRLKHDAPGLLSMAFADRDTLGSHFIITLKADHHLDRKHVVFGKLVEGLQVLKRIEDVGDEEGHPTVTVKIINCGEYNDDGEKVNKSKTRKDRSNDETRKKGKHKRSSKDRRKSRRYHSSESESSSNSDTESSKTSYSDSDLSSSSSDIISSSDERRRKRKRFKKDKYKRGKSRDKRRDKKRRRRRRNKRSKRKSKREFGNDSASESNNNSNGESLDTQHKELKQKDRYQKKEDVDEIIPKMKKKKRAEMDLETSSSSEKPKRRPTKKAVLVGLNLPAQMMKKMKSVDVKAKILRMKKYLIEQRGFPEDKIIVIIEDEEDTKPTGTNIREHLYRLVEGSDPGDILFIHLIAYGCSDGYILTPDQKHIEDRYFRSLIFRSVRGGLNLTFVSDCLIQPIPIARCSCPTTTPLPRYRPWEERIKFFTDPKYLEEAKLAIGYYRSVTPTHLSHVDIISLQGEEEDKTKTKTTETTPLPSRVILFTPFPCDHNVSPRNIYNVSEVVFPPPTGYKHTSYGAFTNSILNVIEETPPGGAPVTNLELAQKAMVKLGGQTPPSLSCSHLNHAHAPFLC is encoded by the exons ATGGCAAAGAAGAAGAATCCTTTGGTGTTTATGGATGTGTCTATTGATGGGGATCCTGTTGAAAGGATGGTTTTTGAG CTTTTCTACGATGTTGCTCCCAAGACTTCAGATAATTTCCGTGCATTATCCACAG GAGAGAGAGGTATCAGTCCAAATACTGGAAAATCGCTGCACTACAAGGGTTCTTTCTTCCATCGCATTATAAAAGGCTCCATTGTGAAG GGTGGTGATTTTGTCAATCGTAATG GGACTGGTGGAGAAAGCATATATGGTTCAAACTTCCCAG ACGAGTCACCTAGGCTTAAGCATGATGCCCCTGGGCTTTTGTCGATGGCGTTTGCGGACCGTGACACACTTGGTTCCCATTTTATCATCACTTTGAAAGCAGATCATCATCTTGATAG GAAGCATGTAGTTTTTGGGAAGCTTGTTGAAGGGCTTCAAGTATTGAAGAGAATTGAAGATGTGGGTGATGAGGAAGGACATCCAACTGTAACTGTTAAAATCATTAATTGTGGTGAATATAATGACG ATGGGGAGAAGgtaaataaatcaaaaaccCGAAAGGATAGATCCAACGATGAAACACGCAAGAAGGGAAAACACaaaagatcttcaaaagatCGAAGGAAGAGTAGAAGATACCACTCATCTGAATCCGAGAGTTCTTCAAATTCAGACACGGAATCTTCGAAAACTAGTTATTCTGACTCAGATCTGTCTTCGTCGTCATCTGATATAATTTCATCTAGTGATGAAAGAcgaagaaagagaaagagatttAAGAAAGATAAATATAAACGCGGAAAAAGTAGAGATAAACGTCGTGACAAAAagcgaagaagaagaagaaggaataAGAGGTCGAAGCGCAAATCAAAAAG GGAATTTGGCAATGATTCAGCTAGTGAGAGTAACAACAACTCTAATGGTGAAAGTCTTGATACTCAACATAAAGAGCTGAAGCAAAAAGACCGTTATCAGAAAAAAG AAGATGTAGATGAGATAATAccgaagatgaagaagaagaagagggcTGAGATGGATCTGGAAACGTCATCGTCGTCGGAGAAGCCTAAGAGAAGACCGACGAAGAAGGCTGTGTTGGTTGGATTGAATTTGCCGGCgcagatgatgaagaagatgaagagtgTTGATGTGAAAGCGAAGATATTGAGGATGAAAAAGTACCTGATTGAACAGCGAGGGTTTCCAGAGGATAAAATAATTGTGATCATTGAGGACGAAGAAGACACCAAACCCACTGGGACTAACATACGTGAGCACCTATACAGGCTTGTTGAGGGCTCTGATCCAGGTGACATCCTATTCATCCACCTCATTGCTTATGGCTGTTCTGATGGATATATTCTTACTCCAGATCAAAAACACATTGAAG ATAGATATTTCAGGTCACTTATATTTAGATCCGTCAGAGGGGGTCTTAATCTCACATTTGTTTCTGATTGCCTAATTCAACCTATACCTATAGCTCGTTGTTCGTGTCCTACAACAACACCACTGCCACGTTACCGACCTTGGGAGGAACGAATTAAGTTCTTTACTGATCCCAAATATCTTGAAGAAGCCAAACTTGCCATTGGCTACTATCGTTCTGTAACACCCACTCACTTGTCTCATGTAGATATCATCAGTCTTCAAGGGGAGGAGGAGGacaaaactaaaactaaaactacTGAAACCACCCCCCTCCCTTCACGTGTGATTCTCTTCACGCCTTTCCCATGTGATCATAATGTATCCCCCCGGAACATTTATAATGTATCAGAAGTAGTCTTCCCCCCACCAACCGGATACAAGCACACATCATATGGGGCTTTTACCAATTCCATACTCAATGTAATTGAAGAGACTCCTCCTGGTGGTGCTCCAGTTACTAACTTGGAGCTTGCTCAAAAGGCTATGGTCAAACTCGGAGGACAAACACCACCTAGTCTCAGTTGCAGCCACCTCAACCACGCTCATGCTCCTTTTTTGTGCTGA
- the LOC123894187 gene encoding spliceosome-associated protein CWC27 homolog isoform X1: MAKKKNPLVFMDVSIDGDPVERMVFELFYDVAPKTSDNFRALSTGERGISPNTGKSLHYKGSFFHRIIKGSIVKGGDFVNRNGTGGESIYGSNFPDESPRLKHDAPGLLSMAFADRDTLGSHFIITLKADHHLDRKHVVFGKLVEGLQVLKRIEDVGDEEGHPTVTVKIINCGEYNDDGEKVNKSKTRKDRSNDETRKKGKHKRSSKDRRKSRRYHSSESESSSNSDTESSKTSYSDSDLSSSSSDIISSSDERRRKRKRFKKDKYKRGKSRDKRRDKKRRRRRRNKRSKRKSKREFGNDSASESNNNSNGESLDTQHKELKQKDRYQKKEDVDEIIPKMKKKKRAEMDLETSSSSEKPKRRPTKKAVLVGLNLPAQMMKKMKSVDVKAKILRMKKYLIEQRGFPEDKIIVIIEDEEDTKPTGTNIREHLYRLVEGSDPGDILFIHLIAYGCSDGYILTPDQKHIEDGYFRSLIFRSVRGGLNLTFVSNCLIQPIPTARCSCPTTTPLPRYRPWEERIKIFTDPKYLEEAKLAIGYYGSITPTHLSHVDIISLQGEEEEEDKTKTITKTKTTETTPLPSRVILFTPFPCDHNVSPRNIYDVSEVVFPPPTGYKHTSYGAFTNSILNVIEETPPGGGPVTNLELAQKAMVKLGGQTPPSLSCSHLNHAHAPFLC, translated from the exons ATGGCAAAGAAGAAGAATCCTTTGGTGTTTATGGATGTGTCTATTGATGGGGATCCTGTTGAAAGGATGGTTTTTGAG CTTTTCTACGATGTTGCTCCCAAGACTTCAGATAATTTCCGTGCATTATCCACAG GAGAGAGAGGTATCAGTCCAAATACTGGAAAATCGCTGCACTACAAGGGTTCTTTCTTCCATCGCATTATAAAAGGCTCCATTGTGAAG GGTGGTGATTTTGTCAATCGTAATG GGACTGGTGGAGAAAGCATATATGGTTCAAACTTCCCAG ACGAGTCACCTAGGCTTAAGCATGATGCCCCTGGGCTTTTGTCGATGGCGTTTGCGGACCGTGACACACTTGGTTCCCATTTTATCATCACTTTGAAAGCAGATCATCATCTTGATAG GAAGCATGTAGTTTTTGGGAAGCTTGTTGAAGGGCTTCAAGTATTGAAGAGAATTGAAGATGTGGGTGATGAGGAAGGACATCCAACTGTAACTGTTAAAATCATTAATTGTGGTGAATATAATGACG ATGGGGAGAAGgtaaataaatcaaaaaccCGAAAGGATAGATCCAACGATGAAACACGCAAGAAGGGAAAACACaaaagatcttcaaaagatCGAAGGAAGAGTAGAAGATACCACTCATCTGAATCCGAGAGTTCTTCAAATTCAGACACGGAATCTTCGAAAACTAGTTATTCTGACTCAGATCTGTCTTCGTCGTCATCTGATATAATTTCATCTAGTGATGAAAGAcgaagaaagagaaagagatttAAGAAAGATAAATATAAACGCGGAAAAAGTAGAGATAAACGTCGTGACAAAAagcgaagaagaagaagaaggaataAGAGGTCGAAGCGCAAATCAAAAAG GGAATTTGGCAATGATTCAGCTAGTGAGAGTAACAACAACTCTAATGGTGAAAGTCTTGATACTCAACATAAAGAGCTGAAGCAAAAAGACCGTTATCAGAAAAAAG AAGATGTAGATGAGATAATAccgaagatgaagaagaagaagagggcTGAGATGGATCTGGAAACGTCATCGTCGTCGGAGAAGCCTAAGAGAAGACCGACGAAGAAGGCTGTGTTGGTTGGATTGAATTTGCCGGCgcagatgatgaagaagatgaagagtgTTGATGTGAAAGCGAAGATATTGAGGATGAAAAAGTACCTGATTGAACAGCGAGGGTTTCCAGAGGATAAAATAATTGTGATCATTGAGGACGAAGAAGACACCAAACCCACTGGGACTAACATACGTGAGCACCTATACAGGCTTGTTGAGGGCTCTGATCCAGGTGACATCCTATTCATCCACCTCATTGCTTATGGCTGTTCTGATGGATATATTCTTACTCCAGATCAAAAACACATTGAAG ATGGATATTTCAGGTCACTTATATTTAGATCCGTCAGAGGGGGTCTTAATCTCACATTTGTTTCTAATTGCCTAATTCAACCTATACCTACAGCTCGTTGTTCTTGTCCTACAACAACACCACTACCACGTTACCGACCTTGGGAGGAACGAATTAAGATCTTTACTGATCCCAAATATCTTGAAGAAGCCAAACTTGCCATTGGCTACTATGGTTCTATAACACCCACTCACTTGTCTCATGTAGATATCATCAGTCTTCAaggggaggaggaggaggaggacaAAACTAAAActataactaaaactaaaactacTGAAACCACCCCCCTCCCTTCACGTGTGATTCTCTTCACGCCTTTCCCATGTGATCATAATGTATCCCCCCGGAACATTTATGATGTATCAGAAGTAGTCTTCCCCCCACCAACCGGATACAAGCACACATCATATGGGGCTTTTACCAATTCCATACTCAATGTAATTGAAGAGACTCCTCCTGGTGGTGGTCCAGTTACTAACTTGGAGCTTGCTCAAAAGGCTATGGTCAAACTCGGAGGACAAACACCACCTAGTCTCAGTTGCAGCCACCTCAACCACGCTCATGCTCCTTTTTTGTGCTGA